Proteins from a genomic interval of Candidatus Caccoplasma merdavium:
- a CDS encoding TolC family protein: MKTSISIIRFQNRLAKRWLLAIATTALPLATNSQTPLSLSLSECREMALTHNEELQKADNNLRKAELDKAIALTSYLPSIDGSAVGAYIVEDIDIMGMKMQMKGTYMAGLSLTQPLYAGGKIIAGNKLARIGAECADETRRKTRMQVIADADNAYWTFLATTRKIAMLESYCRQIDTLYRTTEVSVQAQMATPNDLLRIKAKRSEINYQLQKARNGVNLCRLALCHIIGADLETPITAIDTVIAITPPLGLDADISQRPELILLQKQVEAQQQQIKMTRAEMLPTAGLSIGYTYYGNIKLQGITTDPTGNPIPYTQKFEDGFTVGMVSVSIPILHWGANFKKIKQSRLQLRNAELDLSQNRRLLSIEAQQARQNLSEGYAMIETADLGCQQARENLRVMQDRYRQHMSSLTDLLDAQSQWQQAESNLIEAQTQYKIYETEFRRTTGRLE; this comes from the coding sequence ATGAAAACCTCTATTTCCATAATCCGCTTCCAAAACCGATTGGCCAAAAGATGGCTGCTGGCCATCGCGACCACGGCTCTGCCTCTTGCGACAAACAGCCAGACGCCGCTCTCACTCAGCCTGTCCGAATGCCGGGAAATGGCCCTGACGCATAACGAAGAGCTGCAAAAGGCCGATAACAACCTGCGCAAGGCCGAGCTCGACAAAGCCATCGCCCTCACCTCTTACCTACCGTCTATCGACGGAAGCGCCGTGGGAGCCTACATCGTCGAAGACATCGACATCATGGGCATGAAAATGCAGATGAAAGGCACTTACATGGCGGGACTCTCCCTCACACAACCCCTCTATGCCGGCGGCAAAATCATCGCCGGCAACAAACTGGCCCGCATCGGAGCCGAATGTGCCGACGAAACCCGGCGCAAGACCCGCATGCAAGTCATTGCCGATGCCGACAATGCCTACTGGACCTTCCTGGCCACCACACGCAAGATTGCCATGCTCGAAAGCTATTGCCGGCAAATCGACACGCTCTACCGCACAACCGAAGTGAGCGTGCAAGCACAGATGGCCACACCCAACGATTTGTTACGCATCAAGGCCAAACGCAGCGAAATCAACTATCAGTTGCAAAAAGCCCGCAACGGTGTCAATCTTTGTCGATTGGCCCTGTGCCATATTATCGGAGCTGACCTTGAAACCCCGATAACGGCCATCGACACGGTTATCGCCATCACACCACCCCTTGGCCTCGATGCCGACATTTCACAACGTCCCGAGTTGATACTGCTGCAAAAACAGGTCGAAGCTCAACAGCAACAGATAAAAATGACCCGCGCCGAGATGCTTCCCACGGCGGGACTCAGCATTGGATACACCTATTACGGGAATATCAAATTGCAAGGAATAACCACCGACCCCACGGGAAACCCCATTCCTTACACGCAGAAATTCGAAGACGGATTTACCGTTGGCATGGTATCGGTATCGATTCCCATTTTACACTGGGGAGCCAACTTCAAAAAAATAAAACAATCGAGGCTCCAACTGCGCAACGCCGAACTCGACTTGTCGCAAAACCGGCGGCTGCTCTCCATCGAAGCGCAACAGGCCCGACAAAACCTCTCCGAAGGTTATGCCATGATAGAGACCGCCGACCTGGGGTGCCAACAAGCCCGCGAGAACCTGCGTGTCATGCAAGACCGGTATCGCCAGCACATGTCGAGCCTCACCGACTTGCTCGACGCCCAATCGCAATGGCAACAAGCCGAGAGCAACCTCATCGAAGCCCAAACGCAATACAAAATCTACGAAACCGAATTCCGCCGCACCACCGGGCGATTGGAATAA